A window from Kovacikia minuta CCNUW1 encodes these proteins:
- a CDS encoding OmpA family protein — translation MKNLRSERQVNDKDKEMGRWGDGEMGRLPLCISAVSFAPVLFTAISVVTITSPLLAAPEPAPALRVIVNSNQDGPAQADDGLTLREAIELTNGTLPLDKLSPTERAQVEQLGSGSPSRIDFNLPADQTTIRLVNQLPPLEQPGLILDGTTQSGYAADRSAINELPIPVPIVVITPAEGKEVLRGLTITADGVTVRGLSLYGFTSTQGESRNDFLPFQGFTLSTPPADIFISHRLPPPDISKQQPPANFAPFYPDDRPPKDVVIENNWLGTPPTAIGETGTPATPENRSAFGVSVFNGVGTLIRRNWIANHDGSAIITSVRAEGMKVSENVLTGNGVAGMPDAIRLEGDINQTQITGNLVCANDGSGVYLFKPQGAAQIQNNKIIYNGRRLRRAAVYLMGNNHQVTGNEIRYQAGPGVVVASYPKSDQNLIQSNLFSSLEGLSIDLVTQQFATSATDYTDSGPTGAGVYEYQRGDGPNPERDSPNRRKQTGNAAINAPKFVSPEFVALGTGSTAPVQISGIADPGSEIELYRSTRSEEGYGPLAEVLGTAKTDDQGKFNLTVENIKPGEQVSAIATDPQYGTSEPARNALIRSIESTPSADLTPQAPTSIPRCTTAVAQEPPPTPPQTPEPITLQVPRYIHFALDKYFISPATAKVLDRIAQVLLENPSILVDIIGHTDYRASYTYNLALGMRRAIAARNYLLKRGVPPERMTIRSQGKRQLRYPGSTRLDHARNRRVEFDYQDARNIEVIIQEEDLQLEP, via the coding sequence ATGAAGAACTTGAGGAGTGAACGGCAAGTGAACGATAAGGATAAGGAGATGGGGAGATGGGGAGACGGGGAGATGGGGAGGCTGCCCCTTTGTATCTCTGCGGTTTCCTTTGCCCCTGTTCTCTTCACCGCTATTTCTGTAGTCACGATCACTTCTCCGCTGCTGGCAGCTCCCGAACCAGCGCCAGCGTTGCGGGTGATTGTCAACAGTAACCAGGATGGACCAGCTCAGGCTGATGATGGACTGACCCTGCGAGAGGCGATCGAACTGACCAACGGCACCCTCCCTCTGGACAAACTATCGCCAACCGAACGGGCACAGGTAGAACAATTAGGGTCAGGCTCCCCCTCCCGTATTGACTTCAACTTACCCGCAGACCAAACAACGATTCGTCTGGTCAATCAACTGCCCCCCCTGGAGCAACCGGGTCTAATCCTGGATGGGACCACGCAGTCAGGCTATGCTGCTGACCGCTCTGCCATCAATGAATTACCAATTCCAGTTCCCATTGTGGTAATTACCCCTGCCGAAGGAAAGGAAGTTTTGCGGGGCTTAACGATCACAGCCGACGGTGTGACTGTTCGGGGATTGAGCCTGTACGGGTTTACCTCCACCCAGGGGGAAAGCCGGAACGACTTTCTTCCCTTCCAGGGCTTCACCCTCAGTACCCCACCTGCGGATATCTTTATTAGCCATCGATTGCCCCCACCCGACATCAGCAAACAACAGCCACCGGCCAATTTCGCCCCGTTTTACCCCGACGATCGCCCACCTAAGGATGTGGTGATTGAAAACAACTGGCTGGGAACCCCTCCAACTGCGATCGGAGAAACGGGAACCCCTGCCACCCCGGAAAACCGTTCTGCCTTTGGGGTGTCTGTCTTTAACGGGGTTGGTACCTTAATTCGCCGTAACTGGATTGCCAATCATGACGGTAGCGCCATCATCACCTCGGTGCGGGCAGAAGGAATGAAAGTTTCTGAGAATGTGCTAACGGGTAACGGCGTTGCCGGAATGCCCGATGCCATTCGATTGGAGGGGGATATCAACCAGACCCAAATTACCGGAAATCTGGTTTGTGCCAACGATGGTAGTGGGGTTTACCTGTTCAAACCCCAGGGGGCGGCTCAGATTCAGAACAACAAAATCATTTATAACGGCAGACGACTCCGGCGGGCAGCCGTCTACCTGATGGGAAATAACCATCAGGTGACAGGGAACGAAATTCGTTACCAGGCAGGACCGGGAGTGGTGGTCGCCAGCTATCCCAAAAGTGACCAAAACCTGATCCAGTCCAATCTTTTTTCTAGTCTGGAAGGACTCAGTATTGATCTGGTGACGCAACAGTTTGCTACCTCCGCCACGGACTATACCGATTCGGGTCCCACAGGTGCAGGCGTGTATGAGTATCAGCGGGGAGATGGTCCCAATCCAGAGCGGGATTCTCCCAACCGCCGTAAGCAGACGGGCAATGCGGCGATTAATGCGCCCAAATTTGTCAGCCCAGAGTTTGTTGCTCTGGGTACAGGATCTACCGCTCCCGTTCAGATCTCTGGAATCGCCGACCCTGGTTCCGAGATTGAACTTTATCGTTCTACCCGATCAGAAGAGGGTTACGGTCCTCTGGCAGAAGTGTTAGGTACAGCAAAAACCGATGACCAGGGTAAATTTAACTTAACCGTAGAAAACATCAAACCAGGGGAGCAAGTTAGCGCGATCGCCACCGATCCCCAGTACGGCACCTCGGAACCAGCACGGAATGCCCTGATTCGATCGATCGAGTCAACCCCGTCTGCTGATTTAACACCTCAAGCGCCCACCTCCATTCCCCGTTGCACGACCGCTGTTGCCCAGGAACCACCGCCCACACCGCCCCAGACCCCAGAACCGATTACGCTCCAGGTTCCCAGATATATTCACTTTGCCCTGGATAAGTATTTCATCAGTCCAGCAACCGCAAAGGTACTCGATCGGATTGCCCAGGTCTTGCTAGAAAATCCCTCCATCCTGGTTGACATTATCGGACACACGGATTACCGCGCCAGTTATACCTATAACCTGGCCCTGGGGATGCGGCGAGCGATCGCAGCCCGCAACTACCTGTTGAAGCGGGGCGTCCCCCCCGAACGAATGACGATTCGATCCCAAGGTAAGCGCCAACTTCGCTACCCCGGCTCCACCCGGTTAGACCATGCCCGCAATCGCCGGGTGGAATTCGACTACCAGGATGCCAGAAACATTGAAGTCATTATCCAGGAAGAGGATTTGCAGCTTGAACCGTAG